The following are encoded together in the Xanthomonas vesicatoria ATCC 35937 genome:
- the xanC gene encoding xanthomonadin biosynthesis acyl carrier protein XanC → MSSQTAAERELAELLVESLNLEDVQPADIDPEAPLFNTGLGLDSIDALELALAISKRYGFQLRSDNDENRRIFASLRALSAHVEANKTA, encoded by the coding sequence ATGTCCTCGCAAACCGCTGCCGAACGTGAACTGGCCGAACTCCTGGTCGAAAGTCTGAACCTAGAAGACGTCCAGCCCGCCGACATCGATCCGGAAGCGCCGCTGTTCAACACCGGGCTGGGGCTGGACTCGATCGATGCGCTGGAACTGGCGCTGGCGATCAGCAAGCGCTACGGCTTCCAGCTGCGCTCGGACAACGACGAGAACCGTCGCATCTTCGCGTCGCTGCGCGCATTGTCGGCGCATGTCGAAGCCAACAAGACCGCCTGA
- a CDS encoding NAD(P)/FAD-dependent oxidoreductase encodes MTSTVLRPTPTAKPAAGPAPGPECPDVLIIGGGPAGCAAAIVLAQQGWAVTLLEKEQHPRFHIGESLLPMNIPILERLGVLEQVRAIGVLKRGADFPNDAGGYNTFRFSHALDAKADYAFQVPRAQFDQVLFARAREVGVDAREQVKVESVAFDGEQPVLQARGVDGERQFRPRYLLDASGRDTFMGNRLKLKRSNAKHQSAAVFSHFRGVTRRPGEDAGNISIYRHAHGWMWLIPLPDDVMSVGAVCYPDYMKTRKGDSEGFLLRTLALNPEVAARMADAERVAPVHATGNYAYECTRMAGPRWLLLGDAYTFVDPMFSSGVFLAMHSAERGAAMVDAVLRAPQREASLQRALSRELERGLSEFKWFIYRFTSPTMRALFAQPQNVWQVEQAVVAMLAGDVFDSPKVRRRLRVFRAIYSVTALSMLPRAWHAWRHRRRQARLGFDGDTLHRDAP; translated from the coding sequence ATGACTTCCACTGTGTTGCGCCCCACCCCGACCGCCAAGCCGGCAGCCGGGCCGGCTCCGGGACCGGAGTGTCCGGATGTACTGATCATCGGTGGTGGCCCCGCCGGTTGCGCCGCCGCCATCGTGCTCGCCCAGCAGGGCTGGGCGGTGACCCTGCTGGAAAAAGAGCAGCACCCGCGCTTCCACATCGGCGAATCGCTATTGCCGATGAACATACCGATCCTCGAACGCCTGGGCGTGCTCGAACAGGTGCGCGCCATTGGCGTGCTCAAGCGTGGGGCCGACTTTCCCAACGACGCCGGCGGCTATAACACCTTCCGGTTTTCGCATGCGCTCGATGCCAAGGCCGACTACGCCTTCCAGGTGCCGCGTGCGCAGTTCGACCAGGTGCTGTTCGCGCGGGCGCGGGAGGTCGGTGTGGATGCGCGCGAACAGGTCAAGGTGGAGAGCGTGGCGTTCGATGGCGAGCAGCCGGTGCTGCAGGCACGTGGCGTGGACGGCGAGCGGCAGTTCCGCCCGCGCTATCTGCTCGACGCCAGCGGCCGCGACACCTTTATGGGCAATCGCCTCAAGCTCAAGCGCTCCAATGCCAAGCACCAGTCGGCGGCGGTGTTCAGCCATTTCCGCGGGGTGACCCGGCGCCCGGGCGAGGATGCCGGCAACATCAGCATCTACCGCCATGCGCATGGCTGGATGTGGCTGATCCCGCTGCCGGACGATGTGATGAGCGTGGGCGCGGTCTGCTACCCCGACTACATGAAGACCCGCAAGGGCGACAGCGAAGGTTTTTTGCTGCGCACACTGGCATTGAACCCGGAAGTGGCCGCGCGCATGGCCGATGCCGAGCGCGTGGCACCGGTGCATGCCACCGGCAATTACGCCTACGAATGCACGCGCATGGCCGGCCCGCGCTGGCTGCTGCTCGGCGATGCCTACACGTTTGTCGACCCGATGTTTTCCTCCGGCGTCTTCCTGGCCATGCACAGCGCCGAACGTGGCGCGGCAATGGTGGATGCGGTACTGCGCGCGCCGCAGCGCGAAGCCAGCCTGCAGCGCGCGTTGTCGCGCGAACTGGAGCGCGGCCTGAGCGAGTTCAAGTGGTTCATCTATCGATTCACCTCGCCCACCATGCGCGCGCTGTTCGCGCAGCCGCAGAACGTGTGGCAGGTGGAACAGGCTGTGGTGGCGATGCTCGCGGGCGACGTGTTCGACAGCCCGAAGGTGCGCCGGCGCCTGCGCGTGTTCCGCGCCATCTATTCCGTCACCGCGCTGTCGATGCTGCCGCGCGCCTGGCATGCCTGGCGTCATCGCCGGCGCCAGGCCCGGCTCGGTTTCGACGGTGACACCTTGCACAGAGACGCTCCATGA
- a CDS encoding AMP-binding protein produces MSSLPASVVSRPMAVGAPGRPLAWRAGQSVDLATFIAHVHGLAQQLPEGRHAVNLCEDRYRFMVAFYACALRGQVSLLPSSRAPAVVGEVQARHADAYCLGDLALELAPPRYWQLPNELPQADGPIPQLADDALVAIGFTSGSTGSPQPNPKTWGSFLTSTRQDLVALQSLWAHTDAVPHVVATVPPQHMYGMELSVLLPMVTELAVHAGRPFFPDDVARALADIPAPRVLVTTPVHLRALVESGVVLPPLAGIVSATAPLAQEIAAAAEARFGGEVREMFGSTETCVFAVRRTALDAAWTPLPGVRLETQAAGTLIHAPHLATPVLLADMMEVADDGTFQVRGRQADSLEIAGKRASLADLTRRLLAIPGVIDGIIVQLAPDAGQSVGRIAALVVAPTLDEAQILAALRVSVDPVFLPRRLRKLAALPRNETGKLPRDVVLGLLNG; encoded by the coding sequence ATGTCCAGCCTGCCTGCTTCCGTTGTTTCCCGTCCCATGGCCGTCGGCGCGCCTGGCCGGCCGTTGGCGTGGCGTGCGGGGCAGTCGGTGGATCTGGCGACCTTCATCGCGCATGTGCATGGCCTGGCGCAACAGCTGCCGGAAGGCCGCCATGCGGTCAATTTATGCGAGGACCGCTACCGCTTCATGGTGGCGTTCTATGCCTGCGCGCTACGCGGGCAGGTGTCGCTACTGCCGTCGTCGCGCGCGCCGGCCGTGGTAGGCGAGGTGCAGGCCCGGCACGCCGATGCCTATTGCCTGGGCGATCTTGCGTTGGAACTGGCGCCGCCGCGGTATTGGCAACTGCCTAACGAGTTGCCGCAGGCAGACGGACCGATTCCGCAGCTGGCCGACGATGCGTTGGTGGCGATCGGCTTCACCTCCGGCAGTACCGGCAGCCCGCAACCCAACCCGAAGACCTGGGGCAGTTTTTTGACCAGCACGCGGCAGGATCTGGTTGCGCTGCAAAGCCTGTGGGCGCATACCGACGCGGTGCCGCACGTGGTGGCCACCGTGCCCCCGCAGCACATGTACGGCATGGAATTGTCGGTGCTGCTGCCGATGGTGACCGAGCTGGCGGTGCACGCGGGCCGCCCGTTCTTCCCGGATGATGTGGCACGTGCGCTGGCCGATATTCCTGCCCCGCGCGTGCTGGTGACCACGCCCGTGCATTTGCGCGCCCTGGTCGAATCCGGGGTGGTGTTGCCGCCGTTGGCCGGTATCGTCTCGGCCACCGCGCCGCTGGCGCAGGAGATCGCCGCCGCAGCCGAAGCACGGTTTGGTGGCGAAGTGCGCGAGATGTTCGGCTCTACCGAAACCTGCGTGTTCGCCGTGCGCCGCACAGCGCTGGACGCTGCATGGACCCCGCTGCCCGGCGTGCGACTCGAAACCCAGGCCGCAGGCACTTTGATACACGCGCCGCATCTGGCAACGCCGGTGTTGCTGGCCGACATGATGGAGGTGGCCGACGACGGCACTTTCCAGGTCCGTGGACGCCAGGCCGATTCGCTGGAAATCGCCGGCAAACGTGCATCGCTAGCCGACCTCACCCGCCGTCTGCTCGCCATCCCCGGCGTGATCGACGGCATCATCGTGCAGCTGGCACCGGACGCAGGGCAGTCGGTGGGCCGCATCGCCGCGTTGGTGGTCGCTCCCACCCTGGACGAAGCGCAGATCCTGGCTGCGTTACGGGTCAGCGTCGACCCGGTCTTCCTGCCGCGTCGCCTGCGCAAGCTCGCCGCTCTGCCACGCAACGAGACCGGCAAACTGCCGCGCGACGTGGTGCTGGGATTGCTCAACGGCTGA